Proteins from one Xenopus tropicalis strain Nigerian chromosome 1, UCB_Xtro_10.0, whole genome shotgun sequence genomic window:
- the LOC116408223 gene encoding serine/threonine-protein kinase mig-15-like — translation MASYYGAYYRAPPTDRSCELLEIVLQYCGGGSLQNLIETTEGRSLPETWIGYICKETLKGLNHLHKSRVIHRDIKSLNIMLTDQAKVKLIDFGLCFQLDPTAGKCSECDGTPHWMAPEAISIRRSPVAYDTKSDIWSLGITAVEMFSVEMSLLPFSQHNNQSSGELH, via the exons ATGGCCTCCTACTATGGCGCCTATTACAGAGCCCCGCCCACAGATAGGTCGTGCGAGCTGCTTGAG ATAGTCCTGCAGTACTGTGGGGGTGGCTCCTTGCAGAACCTCATAGAGACCACCGAGGGCCGATCCTTACCCGAGACCTGGATCGGCTACATCTGCAAGGAGACGCTGAAG GGCCTCAACCATCTGCACAAGAGTCGGGTCATACACAGAGACATTAAAAGCTTGAACATCATGCTGACCGACCAGGCCAAAGTAAAACTGA TTGATTTCGGTCTCTGTTTCCAACTGGACCCGACGGCCGGCAAGTGCAGCGAGTGCGATGGAACGCCGCATTGGATGGCGCCCGAGGCCATAAGCATCCGGCGGAGCCCGGTGGCATATGACACCAAA AGCGACATCTGGTCACTGGGCATAACCGCCGTAGAAATGTTCTCTGTAGAAATGTCTCTTCTCCCATTCAGCCAGCATAATAATCAAAGTTCTGGAGAGCTTCATTGA